A genome region from Bacillaceae bacterium IKA-2 includes the following:
- a CDS encoding UDP-N-acetylmuramoyl-L-alanyl-D-glutamate--2,6-diaminopimelate ligase encodes MKNLDELISCLYQYKRNDHQNPLIKSIEMDSRKVIDGSLFICIEGYTVDGHDFAVQAVEKGAVAILAEKQINVDVPVIIVKDTKRAMAIVSNVYYNHPTTKFSLIGVTGTNGKTTTSHLIEKVLSDANKKTGLIGTMYMKIINETFEVENTTPESLFLQQSFQMMVNKGVESVIMEVSSHALHLGRVRGCDFNIAVFTNLTQDHLDYHKTMEAYKNAKGLLFAQLGNTYCQTNQKIAVLNRDDPASSEFEKMTAAEIVTYGIDQDCDVKATNIIITAEGTSFDVCAFGQKASVQLKLIGKFSVYNALAAMTACLADNIPLDFIIQSLQEVVGVDGRFEPVDEGQNFTVIVDYAHTPDSLENVLNTVKEFSEGNIYVVVGCGGDRDKTKRPLMAKLASQLGDYVILTSDNPRSEDPDEILKDMAAGLTDQSDNTSIVDRKEAINFAIKRAKAKDVVIIAGKGHETYQIIGKQRNHFDDRIVASEAIRELLKSEF; translated from the coding sequence ATGAAAAATTTAGATGAATTAATTAGTTGTTTATATCAATATAAAAGAAATGATCATCAAAATCCGCTTATTAAGTCGATAGAAATGGACTCCCGAAAAGTAATAGACGGTAGTCTATTTATTTGTATAGAAGGGTATACAGTGGACGGTCATGACTTTGCCGTTCAAGCGGTTGAAAAAGGTGCAGTCGCAATTTTAGCTGAAAAACAAATAAATGTCGATGTTCCCGTAATCATTGTCAAAGATACGAAACGGGCAATGGCGATTGTTAGTAATGTTTACTATAATCACCCAACAACTAAGTTCTCTCTTATTGGTGTAACTGGAACAAATGGAAAAACAACGACATCACATTTAATTGAAAAAGTATTGTCTGATGCTAATAAAAAAACAGGTCTTATTGGAACTATGTATATGAAAATAATTAATGAAACGTTTGAAGTGGAAAATACGACTCCTGAATCACTTTTTTTGCAACAAAGCTTTCAAATGATGGTCAATAAAGGTGTTGAGTCAGTCATTATGGAAGTTTCAAGCCATGCCCTCCACCTTGGCAGGGTTAGAGGCTGCGATTTTAACATTGCTGTTTTCACCAATCTTACTCAAGACCATCTAGATTATCACAAGACGATGGAGGCATACAAAAATGCAAAAGGCTTATTGTTTGCTCAATTAGGTAATACATATTGTCAAACTAACCAAAAAATAGCGGTACTAAACCGAGATGATCCTGCAAGTAGTGAGTTTGAAAAAATGACTGCAGCCGAAATCGTAACTTACGGAATTGATCAGGATTGTGATGTTAAAGCTACAAACATTATTATTACTGCAGAAGGCACTTCTTTTGATGTTTGTGCCTTTGGCCAAAAGGCGTCTGTCCAATTAAAGTTGATTGGTAAATTCAGTGTTTATAACGCATTGGCAGCTATGACAGCTTGTCTAGCTGACAATATTCCACTTGATTTTATTATACAGTCCTTGCAGGAAGTTGTTGGGGTAGATGGGCGCTTTGAACCAGTAGATGAGGGTCAAAATTTTACAGTAATTGTCGATTACGCACATACACCAGATAGCTTAGAAAATGTTCTCAATACAGTAAAAGAATTTAGTGAGGGGAATATTTACGTTGTTGTGGGTTGTGGCGGTGATCGGGATAAAACAAAGCGGCCATTAATGGCAAAACTTGCAAGCCAACTAGGTGACTATGTCATTTTAACGTCAGATAATCCTAGAAGTGAGGATCCTGATGAAATCTTAAAAGATATGGCTGCTGGTCTAACGGATCAAAGTGATAACACTTCCATTGTTGATCGAAAAGAAGCGATTAATTTTGCAATTAAGCGGGCGAAAGCTAAGGATGTTGTGATTATTGCTGGGAAAGGGCATGAAACGTATCAAATAATTGGCAAACAAAGAAACCACTTTGATGATCGAATTGTCGCAAGTGAGGCAATTAGGGAGCTGTTAAAAAGTGAGTTTTAA